The Novipirellula artificiosorum genome contains a region encoding:
- a CDS encoding OmpH family outer membrane protein, translating to MRFICKAAIFVAIVSMTTVGSNEASAQGASAQGVSASSGHRVAVVDVAFIFKNHAAIKAQVEAVERDLKNYDAQLQVKREELKQAAEKLKSYKVGSPEYTALEEQVATMESKLRLNMAHKRKELADAEARIYYENYQRISAAVKRLAEYHKINLVLRYNSEEMDLEKGESVIRGVMKNIVFHDAGIDMTVGVMKLLDQQAAEENIATGGPTTAPATQSR from the coding sequence GTGCGATTTATCTGCAAAGCGGCCATTTTCGTGGCCATCGTTAGCATGACAACCGTAGGGTCCAACGAGGCTTCGGCTCAGGGAGCTTCGGCTCAAGGAGTTTCAGCGTCCAGCGGGCACCGTGTTGCGGTCGTTGATGTCGCCTTCATCTTTAAGAACCATGCTGCCATCAAGGCTCAGGTGGAAGCGGTTGAACGTGACCTAAAAAACTACGACGCGCAATTGCAAGTCAAGCGTGAAGAGTTGAAACAGGCTGCGGAAAAGCTGAAGTCGTACAAGGTGGGATCACCGGAGTACACGGCGCTCGAAGAGCAAGTTGCGACGATGGAATCGAAGCTGCGCCTCAACATGGCTCATAAGCGAAAAGAGCTAGCGGATGCGGAAGCCCGAATCTACTACGAGAATTACCAGCGAATCTCGGCGGCTGTCAAACGATTGGCGGAGTACCACAAGATCAATTTGGTTCTTCGCTACAACAGCGAAGAGATGGACCTGGAAAAAGGCGAATCGGTCATCCGTGGCGTCATGAAGAACATTGTCTTTCACGATGCAGGGATCGACATGACCGTTGGCGTGATGAAGCTCTTGGATCAACAAGCGGCTGAAGAGAACATCGCAACGGGCGGTCCAACCACGGCCCCCGCAACGCAAAGCCGATAA